The genomic interval GCGTGAACATCGGTCCGGCGTCGAGAATCTGGTACGGTACCCCGCCCAGCGAGAAGTCGATGACCGAAAACGCGCCATGTCCGGCGTCGCCATGGAAGACCTTGTCGATCCGGCTTCCCGGGATCAGAGAGCAGTAGAACTCAGCGGCCTCCTGGCCACGTCCGTCGCGGAACCAGAGGCAAGTGCGGATAACATAGCTCATTGCAGGATTCCTTCCGTGAGTGAACACATTGCTGTCGCCGAACGTCCGGGGATGCGTTTGGCGAGCCGCCGCGGGTCGCCAATAAGCACCACCCCCTTGTTCGGACCTTTCATTTCTCCACGATC from Candidatus Hydrogenedentota bacterium carries:
- a CDS encoding VOC family protein, which encodes MSYVIRTCLWFRDGRGQEAAEFYCSLIPGSRIDKVFHGDAGHGAFSVIDFSLGGVPYQILDAGPMFT